The following proteins are co-located in the Xyrauchen texanus isolate HMW12.3.18 chromosome 41, RBS_HiC_50CHRs, whole genome shotgun sequence genome:
- the mtmr6 gene encoding myotubularin-related protein 6 → MEHIRTPKVEQVKLLDRFSNKSTTGTLHLTATHLIFVESNSASAQEIWILHHHIASVEKLSLTTTGCPLLIQCRNFRVVHFVIPRERDCHDIYSSLLRLLRPVSYSELYAFSYNPKQNDQQREEGWQLIDLGAEFERMGVPCDQWQLTDVNREYKVCETYPRDLYVPITASKPIIVGSSKFRSKGRFPVLTYFYQEKKAAVCRCSQPLSGFSARCLEDEHMLQAISKANHNSRYVYVMDTRPKLNALANRAAGKGYENEDNYSNIRFQFVGIENIHVMRGSLQKLLEVVGTRSLTMSDCLVGLESSGWLRHIKAIIDAARFLAKAVTVEGASVLVHCSDGWDRTAQVCSLGSLLMDPYYRTIKGFMVLIEKDWISFGHKFADRCDQLHGDHKEVSPIFTQFLECVWQLTEQFPQAFEFSEWFLIQIHEHVHSCQFGNFLGNSQRQRENLQLKDRTYSLWAHLLSEKQNYLNPVYSVSFAESHPVLEPSTQACYFKFWRNMYHQYDRSMHPRQSILKHVLTLKESNRGLVATVQALKTKLQKFGVTTSPLEPRTPPRERSFPRRPQSLILGAPLHSRKDVQQELDEEVFGVEAMEDAPASAGGERTVEGSSATENGYGELPGSFGSKSEPAVVTLEFGVARMTC, encoded by the exons ATTCTGCATCATCACATCGCTTCTGTAGAGAAGCTTTCTCTCACAACTACTGGCTGTCCACTCCTCATTCAGTGCCGGAATTTCCGGGTTGTCCACTTTGTCATTCCACGAGAACGTGATTGCCATGACATCTACAGCTCTCTGCTCAGGCTGCTCAGACCAG TGTCCTATAGTGAGCTGTATGCATTCTCCTACAATCCAAAGCAGAACGACCAACAGAGAGAGGAAGGATGGCAACTCATAGACCTCGGAGCTGAGTTTGAGCGAATGGGTGTACCATGTGACCAGTGGCAACTGACAGATGTTAACAGGGAATACAAG GTGTGCGAAACATATCCAAGAGACCTATATGTACCCATTACGGCCAGTAAACCCATCATTGTCGGAAGCTCCAAGTTTAGAAGTAAAGGCCGCTTTCCTGTCCTAACGTATTTCTACCAGGAGAAGAAG GCGGCTGTGTGCCGGTGCAGTCAGCCTCTCTCTGGCTTTAGCGCTCGGTGTTTGGAAGACGAGCACATGCTTCAGGCCATCAGCAAGGCCAATCATAACAGCCGATATGTCTATGTAATGGACACACGGCCCAAG TTGAATGCATTGGCGAATCGTGCGGCAGGCAAAGGCTACGAGAATGAGGACAACTACTCTAATATCCGCTTCCAGTTTGTGGGCATTGAGAACATCCATGTGATGAGGGGAAGTTTGCAGAAGCTTTTGGAAG TGGTAGGAACACGTTCCCTCACCATGTCTGATTGCCTGGTTGGACTGGAAAGCAGCGGATGGTTGCGTCATATCAAAGCCATCATAGATGCAGCTAGATTCCTTGCCAAG GCTGTGACCGTAGAGGGCGCCAGTGTTTTAGTGCACTGTTCAGATGGATGGGACCGCACGGCTCAGGTCTGTTCTCTGGGCTCTCTGTTGATGGATCCTTACTACCGCACCATTAAAGGTTTCATG GTACTTATTGAGAAAGACTGGATCTCTTTTGGACACAAGTTTGCAGACAG GTGCGATCAGTTGCATGGTGACCATAAAGAGGTATCGCCCATTTTTACTCAGTTCCTGGAGTGTGTATGGCAGCTGACTGAGCAGTTTCCTCAGGCATTTGAGTTTAGCGAGTGGTTTCTCATTCAGATCCATGAGCACGTGCACTCCTGCCAGTTTGGCAACTTTCTGGGCAACAGCCAACGCCAGAGAGAGAACCTTCA GTTAAAAGACAGGACATATTCTTTGTGGGCTCACCTGCTGAGTGAAAAGCAGAATTACTTAAATCCTGTGTACAGTGTGAGCTTTGCAGAATCACACCCAGTTCTGGAGCCATCCACCCAAGCCTGCTACTTCAA GTTTTGGAGAAACATGTACCATCAATACGACCGTTCCATGCACCCTCGACAGTCCATTCTTAAACACGTGCTAACCTTGAAAGAGAGCAACCGAGGGCTAGTAGCCACAGTGCAAGCCTTGAAGACT AAGCTGCAAAAGTTTGGGGTGACCACATCTCCACTGGAGCCTCGGACACCTCCCAGGGAGCGTAGTTTCCCTCGCAGACCTCAGTCACTTATCCTGGGAGCTCCTCTTCACAGCCGGAAGGATGTGCAGCAGGAGTTGGATGAGGAGGTGTTTGGAGTGGAGGCCATGGAGGATGCTCCAGCTAGTGCTGGTGGGGAACGGACTGTAGAGGGAAGCAGTGCCACAGAAAATGGCTATGGAGAGCTGCCTGGATCCTTTGGTTCCAAGAGTGAGCCAGCAGTGGTCACCTTGGAGTTTGGAGTGGCCAGAATGACCTGCTAA